One Bifidobacterium crudilactis genomic region harbors:
- a CDS encoding pyridoxal phosphate-dependent aminotransferase: MVAKSATLVMNEMMQRAVAQGRSVINLGFGEAGLPVLPELRTILSRDSAKNAYPAVQGSAAVRNAMSGYFTRRGIPADAAHCLMAPGSKALLFALLQAIKGDIVLSRPSWVTYAAQSHMLNKQCIWVDAPDSAGGVPDPELLVSALETARRDGRHPTAMLLTSPDNPSGTVAGLEIVERLVAIAREQDLAIISDEIYRDLAYDQIHFTSPAELAPERTFVTTGLSKSMALGGWRIGAALFPRSVLGETVMEEVVGTASEIWSGMPIFLEGVAEYCFSEPSDVLDWVRASRHLHQQVSQEVHGIMVAAGAECREPSGAFYLYPTFQGSQFARELGVGDDDSLSRALFERFGIAVLPGSAFGDLPERMGLRVVTSMMYGADDEARFATLSMADPLQAPSVKAGLERVSEVFVGVPSNR; encoded by the coding sequence ATGGTTGCGAAATCGGCGACACTGGTAATGAATGAAATGATGCAGCGGGCCGTGGCGCAAGGGCGTTCCGTCATCAATCTCGGTTTCGGCGAGGCCGGGTTGCCGGTGCTTCCCGAGTTGCGAACAATACTGTCCCGGGACTCGGCAAAAAACGCCTATCCCGCCGTGCAAGGGTCGGCAGCGGTTCGCAACGCCATGTCCGGGTATTTCACCAGGCGAGGAATTCCCGCCGATGCCGCGCACTGCCTTATGGCTCCCGGTAGCAAGGCCTTACTTTTCGCGCTCCTGCAGGCCATCAAAGGCGATATCGTCTTGTCTCGGCCCTCATGGGTAACCTATGCCGCCCAAAGCCATATGCTCAACAAGCAGTGCATATGGGTGGATGCTCCTGATAGTGCGGGAGGGGTTCCCGATCCCGAGCTTCTGGTGTCGGCGCTTGAGACCGCTCGTAGAGACGGTCGCCACCCTACGGCGATGCTGCTGACCTCTCCCGATAACCCCAGTGGTACGGTTGCCGGCCTTGAGATCGTCGAAAGGCTGGTGGCGATAGCCAGAGAACAGGATCTGGCCATCATCTCCGACGAAATCTATCGCGATCTCGCCTATGACCAGATTCACTTCACCAGTCCGGCTGAACTGGCACCGGAACGGACATTCGTTACTACGGGGCTTTCCAAGTCGATGGCCCTCGGTGGTTGGAGAATCGGGGCGGCGCTTTTCCCTCGGAGCGTCTTGGGTGAGACGGTGATGGAAGAGGTAGTCGGCACTGCCTCGGAGATATGGTCCGGCATGCCGATATTCCTCGAAGGGGTGGCAGAGTATTGCTTCAGCGAGCCCTCCGACGTCCTCGATTGGGTACGGGCAAGTCGGCATCTGCACCAGCAGGTCTCCCAGGAGGTTCACGGCATCATGGTCGCTGCGGGAGCCGAATGTCGCGAGCCGTCGGGTGCCTTCTACCTGTATCCGACCTTCCAGGGTTCGCAATTCGCGCGAGAACTTGGCGTCGGCGATGATGATTCCCTCAGCCGCGCATTGTTCGAACGTTTCGGTATCGCAGTGCTGCCGGGCAGTGCCTTCGGTGACCTTCCCGAACGCATGGGTCTGCGTGTGGTGACTTCGATGATGTACGGCGCGGATGACGAAGCACGATTTGCGACATTAAGTATGGCCGATCCGCTGCAGGCGCCGAGCGTCAAAGCCGGATTGGAACGAGTCAGCGAGGTGTTTGTCGGCGTACCATCGAATAGATGA
- a CDS encoding MurR/RpiR family transcriptional regulator: MKQKTLHKDTQTGSNPAADSVAGPHPDASAARPSSAAEGGLEDKGEWTAAALETFERNLRRLPLTPSQQALASVVLDNPERVAMSTIHALAADLNVNESTIARFALALELKGYAELRSVCRALARNHAGMLWRFTHADGKASSGNAGLGGAGGERDGESQSRRDALAAQDGAAIASSFARIDETLWCKAVTLLSSAEHVCVMGLRQSQPVASMMAYLLALVRSEVRELSAGGVSHVDALRDLGSGDCVVAIATRPCSNDTVKVARWAREHSVPVIAITDEVLGPLGELADDVLLANTDSDAVLSSMTALVSIVQALANDVAVVDIDSTRAHLEEQERLLNFFEVYSRKKS; encoded by the coding sequence ATGAAGCAGAAGACACTCCACAAGGACACGCAGACAGGGTCGAATCCCGCCGCCGACTCTGTTGCCGGACCTCATCCAGATGCTTCGGCCGCGCGGCCGAGCAGCGCTGCGGAGGGCGGTCTCGAAGACAAAGGAGAGTGGACGGCCGCCGCTTTGGAAACCTTTGAAAGGAATCTGCGGCGTTTGCCGCTGACGCCATCTCAGCAGGCGCTCGCATCCGTGGTCCTGGACAATCCCGAAAGGGTCGCCATGTCGACTATTCATGCCTTGGCTGCCGACCTGAATGTCAATGAGTCCACAATCGCTCGATTCGCACTGGCGTTGGAACTCAAAGGATATGCGGAGCTCCGAAGCGTATGCAGGGCGTTGGCGCGCAATCATGCCGGCATGCTGTGGCGTTTCACCCACGCCGATGGCAAGGCATCCTCAGGAAACGCTGGTCTCGGTGGCGCCGGAGGGGAAAGAGATGGCGAATCCCAGTCCCGACGCGATGCCCTTGCCGCTCAGGACGGCGCGGCAATCGCCTCCAGCTTCGCGAGAATCGACGAGACTCTGTGGTGCAAGGCGGTGACGTTGCTCAGTTCCGCGGAGCATGTCTGTGTAATGGGTCTGAGACAGTCCCAGCCGGTGGCATCGATGATGGCGTATCTTCTCGCGCTGGTGCGCTCTGAAGTGCGCGAACTCTCTGCAGGCGGGGTCTCGCATGTCGACGCGCTGCGCGATCTCGGTTCCGGGGATTGCGTGGTCGCCATCGCGACGCGGCCCTGCAGCAATGACACGGTGAAGGTCGCCAGATGGGCCAGAGAACACAGTGTGCCGGTCATCGCCATCACCGATGAGGTGCTTGGTCCTCTGGGTGAGCTCGCCGATGATGTGTTGCTGGCGAACACCGACAGTGACGCCGTGCTTTCGTCCATGACAGCTCTGGTCTCGATTGTTCAGGCGCTGGCCAATGATGTGGCGGTTGTCGATATAGACAGCACCCGCGCTCATCTTGAGGAACAGGAACGTTTGCTGAACTTTTTCGAGGTCTACTCCAGGAAAAAATCATGA
- a CDS encoding glycerol dehydrogenase, which yields MRKVLCSPGSYIQQEDALSTLAREYEGIGSTGAYLLVDPFIDKHYHENIVSSFDRSGTNYRIEIFGGECSTEEIDKHQTQSEGYDTLIGIGGGKTLDTAKASAHFAGKAVMIVPTAASSDAPCSRLSVVYTPDGTFDHYLPLPKNPEAVIMDTELIAKAPVRFLVSGLGDAFATYYEAAACVQSNALTMAGGHATNAAFTLAQLCHDTLLADGVKAVAAARKGVRTPALENIIEANTLLSGLGFESSGLAAAHAIHNGLTALEGTHAMLHGEKVAFGTLAQMVLENSDVEELREVYGFFREVGLPVSLEDIGVAEASDEDLLKVGELACDDADTMGNMPFDVTPADVASALRAADELGRKL from the coding sequence ATGCGAAAAGTACTCTGCTCACCTGGAAGCTATATACAGCAGGAGGATGCGCTCTCCACGCTTGCACGGGAATATGAGGGCATCGGCAGCACCGGAGCCTATCTGCTCGTTGACCCCTTCATCGACAAGCACTATCACGAGAACATCGTCTCCAGCTTCGACCGTTCAGGAACGAACTACCGCATCGAGATATTCGGCGGGGAATGCTCCACGGAAGAGATTGACAAGCACCAAACCCAGTCCGAGGGATACGACACGCTTATCGGCATCGGCGGCGGTAAGACGCTGGACACGGCCAAGGCTTCGGCCCACTTCGCCGGAAAAGCGGTGATGATCGTACCGACCGCCGCCTCTTCGGATGCTCCCTGTTCGCGACTTTCCGTGGTCTACACGCCGGATGGCACCTTCGACCACTATCTGCCTCTGCCCAAGAACCCCGAAGCGGTCATCATGGACACCGAACTCATCGCCAAGGCACCGGTGAGATTCCTCGTTTCCGGCCTGGGAGACGCTTTCGCCACGTATTACGAGGCTGCGGCCTGCGTGCAGTCGAATGCGCTCACCATGGCAGGCGGGCATGCGACCAACGCCGCCTTCACTCTGGCGCAGCTCTGCCACGACACTCTGCTCGCCGATGGCGTGAAGGCCGTTGCCGCCGCACGGAAAGGCGTCAGGACCCCCGCTTTGGAGAACATCATCGAAGCGAACACACTGCTGAGCGGATTGGGCTTCGAAAGCTCCGGACTTGCCGCCGCTCACGCCATCCATAACGGTCTGACGGCATTGGAAGGCACCCATGCGATGCTGCACGGCGAAAAAGTGGCCTTTGGCACTTTGGCTCAGATGGTTCTGGAAAACAGCGATGTCGAGGAACTTCGAGAAGTCTACGGATTCTTCCGCGAGGTGGGTCTTCCCGTTTCCCTGGAGGATATCGGCGTAGCCGAAGCCAGCGATGAGGACCTGCTGAAAGTCGGCGAGCTGGCCTGCGATGACGCGGACACCATGGGAAACATGCCCTTCGATGTGACGCCTGCCGATGTCGCCTCCGCCCTGCGAGCAGCGGATGAGCTCGGGCGCAAGCTGTAA